One window from the genome of Glycine soja cultivar W05 chromosome 12, ASM419377v2, whole genome shotgun sequence encodes:
- the LOC114379940 gene encoding probable protein phosphatase 2C 52 translates to MGCCVSTSSRSTCSSKSNGDMVSPSCLETGCCGQKRTRRTFSDHVISLHHLPSLPNRIFTNGKSRSSCIFTQQGRKGINQDAMIVWEDFMSEDTIFCGVFDGHGPHGHLVARKVRDALPIKLISSLHSNESKRNGSGKTCFKGNVKPDSGDSEKDCSAEDKLNSTWREAFMKAYKAMDKELRSHPNLDCFCSGSTAVTIVKQGSNLFMGYIGDSRAIMGSKDSNDSIVAIQLTVDLKPDLPREAERIKKCKGRVFALQDEPEVPRVWLPFDDAPGLAMARAFGDFCLKEYGVISIPEFSHRQLTDRDQFIILASDGVWDVLSNEEVVEIVSSAPTRSSAARILVDSAAREWKLKYPTSKMDDCAVVCLFLDGKMDSESDYEEQGFSSATIQSNHSGNPIESDDGQKSEPSLQRNFTVRSSEENETNGALSVDVVEDATSSADDQNWSGLEGVTRVNSLVQLPRFSEEGPNS, encoded by the exons ATGGGTTGTTGTGTCTCAACAAGCAGTAGGAGTACTTGTAGCAGCAAGAGCAATGGAGACATGGTCTCTCCATCTTGCTTAGAAACTGGATGCTGTGGGCAAAAGAGAACAAGGAGAACATTCTCTGATCATGTTATTTCTCTCCACCATTTACCATCCTTACCTAACAGAATTTTCACCAATGGAAAGAGCCGCAGTTCATGCATATTTACACAGCAGGGCCGCAAGGGTATTAATCAGGATGCAATGATTGTGTGGGAG GATTTCATGTCTGAAGATACTATCTTTTGTGGTGTCTTTGATGGCCATGGTCCACATGGTCATCTAGTTGCGCGCAAAGTGAGGGATGCCTTGCCAATTAAGCTAATTTCATCTTTGCATTCTAATGAATCGAAGCGAAATGGGTCAGGTAAAACTTGCTTCAAAGGGAATGTAAAACCTGATAGTGGAGACTCTGAGAAGGATTGCTCTGCGGAGGATAAACTGAACTCGACATGGAGGGAAGCTTTCATGAAGGCATACAAGGCTATGGACAAAGAGCTCAGGTCTCATCCGAATCTGGATTGCTTCTGTAGTGGGAGCACTGCTGTGACTATAGTGAAGCAG GGTTCGAATCTGTTCATGGGCTATATCGGGGATTCTCGAGCAATCATGGGATCCAAGGATAGCAATGACTCCATTGTGGCTATTCAGTTGACTGTTGATTTGAAGCCTGATTTGCCAA GGGAAGCAGAGAGAATTAAGAAGTGCAAAGGTAGGGTATTTGCTTTGCAAGATGAGCCTGAAGTGCCTAGGGTGTGGTTGCCCTTTGATGATGCACCAGGATTAGCCATGGCTAGAGCATTTGGAGATTTCTGCTTGAAGGAGTATGGTGTGATTTCTATACCTGAATTTTCTCACCGGCAGCTTACGGACAGAGATCAGTTCATTATTCTTGCCTCAGATGGG GTATGGGATGTTTTAAGCAACGAGGAGGTGGTTGAGATAGTATCATCAGCGCCAACGCGATCATCAGCGGCAAGAATTCTGGTAGATTCTGCTGCTAGGGAGTGGAAACTCAAATACCCTACATCAAAGATGGATGACTGTGCTGTAGTATGCTTATTTTTGGATGGGAAAATGGACTCAGAATCTGATTATGAGGAACAAGGCTTTTCTTCTGCAACCATCCAGAGCAACCATTCGGGTAACCCCATTGAGTCAGATGATGGACAAAAGTCTGAGCCATCATTGCAAAGGAACTTCACTGTGAGATCCTCAGAAGAAAATGAGACAAATGGAGCACTATCTGTTGATGTTGTTGAAGATGCAACATCATCAGCTGATGATCAAAACTGGTCAGGTTTGGAAGGGGTCACTCGTGTAAACTCACTAGTCCAACTTCCTAGATTTTCCGAAGAAGGGCCAAACTCTTGA